A window of Oncorhynchus keta strain PuntledgeMale-10-30-2019 chromosome 27, Oket_V2, whole genome shotgun sequence contains these coding sequences:
- the pan2 gene encoding PAN2-PAN3 deadenylation complex catalytic subunit PAN2 has translation MMNFDGLDPGMGEYAPALHGNLEPSREPSMDPRLNPGLLQGVELDPDGLPVAIPESVHMMEGMFSELHSVHAEVGVPVTATHFDLQEELLWMGNHRGHAMSFFGSTMGRYSSFQAHSTDDIRQIQSMETGVLFLSKSNLKCQTRGGLVMFDYPMEEGADMHSLLMTENNAMLMGGLQNYVLEFDLNTVQQTQKFTVEAPGVAIMRQSNRFLFCGNTSGKVSLCDLRTFKLEHEFDAFSGSLSDFDVHGNLLAACGFSSRGLNRLACDRFLMVFDLRMMRTVTPLQVHVDPLFLRFIPTYTSRLAIISQTGECQFCEPTGLANLADVFHVNTVGQLLMSFDVSSSKQALAFGDSGGGVHLWSDAPEVSYNSYSRETEFALPCLVDSLPQLDWSHDLLPLSLIPMPLNSSEPLLSDWVTTQATPSPRRAPPVDPEILRTMNSVGFIGYAPNPRTRPRNQVPYKIKEVELDYDNYNQGVPESLIGRDEEPHLYMVPKKYRKVTIKYSKLGLEDFDFKHYNRTLFAGLEPHIPNAYCNCMIQVLYFLEPIRCLVQNHLCQKEFCLACELGFLFHMLDLSRGDPCQASNFLRAFRTIPEASALGLILADSDEQTGKARLGRLIQSWNRFILTQLHQETQEQEGPQAYRGASSSALGSSGESVIGRQFGCEVENSSLCRCGKETVRSSLTLLFTMHYPEQNSLDKTIKEYDFAEILKKSICLEQSTQAWCENCEKYQPTVQTRNIRCLPDVLVINCEVNSVKEAEFWKAQAEYAFIKAKKKEEMEPHKPKEPPPPQPTEWCLEEGLVNTEGLTFDTRVEDLRHIWIPLTLKMSISKSQGLEISSWPEEEELSSTEEAEGASLYDLVVTVPHVLDARTGGNLVAHIKVGETYHVRKEGVTHQQWYLFNDFLIEPIDKAEAAQFDVNWKVPAILYYAKRNYHSKYDLRIKNPIEASVLLTEASLARKQRKSHATFIPLMVSEMPQAGDLVGLDAEFVTLNQEEAELRSDGTKSTIKPSQMSVARITCVRGQGPNDGVPFIDDYISTQEQVVDYLTQYSGIKPGDLDAKISSKHLTTLKSTYLKLRFLIDTGVRFVGHGLQKDFRVINLLVLKDQVVDTVYLFHMPRKRMISLRFLAWYFLDLNIQGETHDSIEDARTALSLYNKYLELSRGGGNNEVRKVLKGLYEKGRKMDWKVPDCDTGDG, from the exons ATGATGAACTTTGATGGTCTGGACCCAGGAATGGGTGAATACGCACCCGCCCTCCATGGGAATCTAGAGCCGAGTAGGGAGCCCTCGATGGATCCACGACTCAATCCGGGTTTGTTGCAAGGTGTGGAGCTTGATCCAGATGGTCTTCCCGTGGCCATACCTGAGTCTGTGCACATGATGGAGGGGATGTTCTCTGAGCTCCACAGTGTGCATGCAGAGGTGGGCGTTCCTGTCACAGCAACTCACTTTGACCTGCAAGAGGAGCTACTCTGGATGGGAAACCACAGG GGACATGCAATGTCCTTCTTTGGTTCGACCATGGGCCGCTACTCATCTTTCCAGGCGCACTCGACTGATGACATTCGTCAGATTCAGAGCATGGAGACAGGGGTTCTGTTTCTCTCTAAGAGTAATCTCAAGTGCCAAACTCGTGGAGGCCTCGTAATGTTCGACTACCC AATGGAGGAGGGAGCTGACATGCATAGTCTGCTTATGACAGAAAACAATGCAATGCTCATGGGTGGACTACAGAATTATGTGCTTGAATTTGACCTTAATACTGTGCAGCAGACCCAAAAG TTCACAGTCGAGGCTCCAGGGGTAGCTATCATGCGGCAGTCCAATCGTTTCTTATTCTGTGGGAACACATCTGGGAAG GTGTCCCTTTGTGACCTGCGCACCTTCAAGCTAGAACATGAGTTTGATGCCTTCTCCGGTAGCCTGTCAGACTTCGATGTCCATGGCAACCTCCTGGCTGCGTGTGGGTTCTCCAGTCGAGGGCTGAACAGACTGGCGTGTGACCGCTTCCTCATGGTGTTTGACCTGCGCATGATGCGCACTGTGACACCACTCCAGGTGCACGTGGACCCCCTCTTCTTGCGCTTCATCCCTACATACACGTCACGCCTGGCCATCATCTCACAGACAG GAGAGTGTCAGTTCTGTGAGCCCACTGGACTAGCTAACCTGGCTGACGTCTTCCATGTCAACACCGTGGGCCAGTTGCTCATGAGCTTTGATGTGTCCTCCAGCAAGCAGGCTTTGGCCTTTGGGGACTCTGGGGGAGGTGTGCACCTTTGGTCAGACGCCCCAGAAGTCTCCTACAACAGCTACTCACGGGAGACAGAGTTTGCGCTGCCCTGTCTGGTAGACTCCTTGCCTCAGCTAGACTGGAGCCATGACCTGTTGCCCTTGTCCCTCATCCCCATGCCTTTGAACAGCTCAGAGCCGCTGCTGTCAGACTGGGTCACCACACAGGCCACTCCCAGCCCTAG ACGAGCACCCCCAGTGGACCCAGAGATCCTGCGCACTATGAACTCTGTAGGGTTCATTGGTTACGCCCCCAATCCTCGCACACGTCCCCGGAACCAG GTTCCTTACAAGATCAAGGAGGTTGAGCTGGACTATGATAACTACAATCAAGGTGTTCCTGAATCTCTTATTGGTCGAGATGAAGAACCACACCTGTACATGGTGCCCAAGAAATACAGGAAG GTCACCATCAAATACTCCAAACTTGGCTTGGAGGACTTTGACTTCAAACATTACAACAGGACCCTGTTTGCTGGTCTTGAACCTCACATTCCCAATGCTTACTGCAACTGCATGATCCAG GTGTTGTATTTCCTGGAGCCAATCCGCTGCCTGGTCCAGAACCACCTGTGTCAGAAGGAGTTCTGTCTGGCGTGTGAGCTGGGCTTCCTCTTCCACATGCTGGACCTGTCACGAGGAGACCCCTGTCAG GCCAGTAATTTCCTCCGAGCTTTCCGAACAATCCCAGAGGCGTCTGCCCTGGGCCTTATCCTGGCTGACTCTGATGAGCAGACGGGGAAGGCCAGGCTGGGTCGTCTCATCCAGAGTTGGAACCGCTTCATTCTAACCCAGCTCCACCAGGAGACCCAGGAGCAGGAGGGGCCACAGGCCTACCGAGGAGCCAGCAGCAG TGCTCTGGGCTCCTCAGGCGAGTCTGTAATCGGAAGGCAGTTTGGGTGTGAGGTTGAGAACAGCAGCCTGTGTCGCTGTGGAAAGGAGACAGTACGCTCCTCTCTCACCTTGCTCTTCACCATGCACTACCCTGAGCAGAACTCACTTG ATAAGACGATAAAGGAGTACGACTTTGCTGAGATCCTGAAGAAGAGTATATGTCTGGAGCAGAGTACACAGGCATGGTGTGAGAACTGTGAAAAGTACCAGCCCACA GTGCAGACACGGAACATCCGCTGCCTTCCTGATGTGCTGGTCATTAACTGTGAGGTGAACAGTGTCAAAGAAGCTGAGTTCTGGAAGGCTCAGGCAGAG tacGCTTTCATCAAGGCCAAGAAGAAAGAGGAAATGGAACCCCATAAGCCCAAAgaacctccaccaccacaaccaacaGAGTGGTGCTTAGA GGAGGGGCTGGTCAATACGGAGGGCCTGACCTTTGACACCAGAGTGGAGGACCTGCGTCACATCTGGATCCCTCTCACTCTGAAGATGTCCATCAGCAAAAGCCAGGGCCTGGAGATAAGCAGTTGGCCAGAGGAAGAAGAG CTGAGCTCCACTGAGGAGGCTGAAGGAGCGTCTCTCTATGACTTGGTGGTTACTGTGCCTCATGTACTGGACGCTCGAACTGGGGGAAATCTGGTAGCACACATCAAAGTGGGAGAGACCTATCACGTCAGAAAAGAG GGGGTAACACACCAGCAGTGGTATCTATTCAATGATTTCCTGATTGAGCCAATTGACAAG GCGGAAGCAGCACAGTTTGATGTGAACTGGAAGGTGCCTGCCATCTTGTATTACGCCAAGAGAAACTACCACTCCAAATACGACCTACGCA tTAAAAACCCCATCGAGGCCAGTGTGCTGCTGACAGAGGCATCACTGGCGAGGAAGCAGAGGAAGAGCCACGCCACGTTCATCCCCCTCATGGTCAGTGAGATGCCCCAGGCCGGAGACCTCGTGGGGCTGGACGCTGAGTTTGTCACCCTCAACCAG GAGGAGGCAGAGCTACGCAGCGACGGCACCAAGTCTACCATTAAGCCCAGTCAGATGTCTGTGGCACGGATCACCTGTGTGCGCGGTCAGGGTCCCAACGATGGAGTACCATTCATCGATGACTACATCTCCACTCAGGAGCAG GTGGTGGACTATCTGACCCAGTACTCAGGCATCAAACCAGGGGACCTAGATGCTAAGATTTCCTCCAAGCACTTGACCACTCTGAAGTCAACTTACCTGAAGCTGCGCTTCCTCATTGACACCGGAGTGCGCTTTGTTGGCCATGGTTTACAAAAGGACTTCCGGGTTATAAATTTGCTG GTGCTGAAGGATCAGGTTGTTGACACAGTCTACCTGTTCCATATGCCTCGTAAGAGGATGATCTCTCTGCGCTTTCTCGCCTGGTACTTCCTGG ACCTTAACATCCAGGGTGAGACCCATGACAGTATCGAGGATGCACGCACTGCGCTTTCTCTCTACAATAAGTACCTGGAACTGAGTCGTGGAGGAGGAAACAACGAAGTCCGCAAAGTTCTGAAGGGACTCTACGAGAAAGGCCGCAAGATGGACTGGAAAGTCCCGGACTGTGACACAGGAGATGGTTAA
- the LOC118359475 gene encoding uncharacterized protein LOC118359475, with translation MYLPFITVVGLLAVFTVALGAPVNQTVGISWNEVTEGSLKLNELAKRLLTEELSHLQNVERVVKGPRVLVEAADKCDPKNLRADSMPCLKKMVFALKNYSTVFGIISQFKNNCAKTGKMVNTVVKKLLLELKEPHPHSEEKWQEVKSWEEPGLCRDNIEKLFSFSILMARVFAPGDPAKHIMDSPKYCI, from the exons ATGTACCTGCCGTTCATAACCGTTGTTGGCCTTCTTGCGGTATTTACAGTTGCATTAGGCGCTCCAGTTAATCAAACAGTTGGAATCAGTTGGAATGAAGTCACAGAGGGCTCTTTAAAACTAAATGAACTTGCTAAAAGACTCTTAACTGAG GAGCTCAGTCATTtgcaaaatgtggaaagagttgtCAAAGGGCCAAGAGTGCTGGTGGAAGCCGCAGACAAATGTGATCCAAAAAACCTAAGAGCAGATTCAATG CCTTGTCTTAAGAagatggtttttgctctgaagaactacagtacagtatttgGGATAATTAGTCAGTTCAAGAATAACTGTGCAAAAACTGGAAAGATGGTGAACACAGTAGTGAAAAAACTCCTTTTAGAATTGAAG GAGCCCCATCCTCATTCAGAAGAGAAGTGGCAGGAAGTGAAGAGCTGGGAAGAGCCAGGACTGTGCCGTGACAATATTGAGAAGCTGTTCTCCTTCTCCATCCTCATGGCTCGGGTCTTTGCCCCTGGTGATCCTGCAAAACACATAATGGATTCGCCTAAATATTGTATCTAA